Genomic window (Rosa chinensis cultivar Old Blush chromosome 6, RchiOBHm-V2, whole genome shotgun sequence):
GATGGAGTCTCCGATGGTGGCAGAGAGAAGGATAGCGGAAGAGAGAGGCCGGGTCGATGCATGGCTTCGATCTCTTATGGGTTTAGGTCGGATTGAAGTGGTGCTTCGATTGGTGGTAGCGGTGATGTGATGCGGTGGCCGGACGATGTGGTTCCGGCGATGGCAGAGGGAGAGGACGAGAGAGtgaggtcggggagagagagagtgtacgGCCGAGAGTGAGGGAGAAATGGTTTTTAGGGTGTTAGGGTGTCCAAGTATTCTATTTATACTCACGTACGAGAAATGTCAAATTTGCCCCTTCGACGAATTACACAATTCTCCTAGCTGattgctttcggttttgggctcGTGACGTTTCTTTTATTCGTCTTTCGTCGGAAACTTTAACAAACAGTCGCCTCACTAAACTTCGataaccttctaggcccaaatggaagaatctcggcccaaacttaaattgtcagcccaataggtggtctcgataccaaaataatttccaaaataaaTTCCTTTACTTAAATTATCTTgcggaaaaatcttattggcgaaaaattactttcggaaattaactaaaattttcaggggctcacaCTAAGAAAAGCGTTGCTAGAATGTGCCTTAGAAGTATAAACATGATCTATACCCACAAATTTTGTTCTAACAATTTTAAGACATTATTTTAGCCAATGGAAAATTtataggggagtgaaatttacaCTCCCCAAATTACACTCCACACTCCCTTTCTCATTTTTTATGGTGGAAATGTCAAAAATGCCCACTACTTTATCTTCTCAAAATCAGCTTCTTCCCACAGTAGATGTCTTTATTCTCAGATGCGTATGTTGAGGCCATGAACTCTTCACTGAAGAACTCAAAGAAGTTTTCTTCATCTCTATCAAATGAAGTGCTCTGGTACTCTTTGGAGAAGTCATCCCAATGAGTTGAGTTGCTATGTGTAGGAAGATCACAAAGAGAGTGTCTCCTCTGCTTCATATGGATCATCATCTTGTTGATTCAATGATTATtgatctgggttttcttcaagGGCAACATATGAGTCTAATCGGGCAATCATTTTGGAGAATGAAGAGGAAAAAAAGCTAAAGATTTGATGGAGTTTCTATATGTGTGTTGAGTTTTGCGGAGAGAGATGGACCTAATTAAGTTTAGTTATATATCTCTAGATTTGGTATGGCAGATAACGATGGCTTCTAGATGAAAAGAGCTGATATATTGTTGTTATATAGAGTTTAGTTGCCAAATGAATGGAGAACAGAGTGGTGGTGGTGTACTGGTGTTCGAATGTGATAATATAAAGTAGGGGGCAGTTTTGACATTTCTATGGTTTAAAGTAGGAGAGGGAGTGTAGAATGTAAttggggagtgcaaatttcactccccaatTTATATTCCAGAGAATTTATGCTCAAGTTTGAAAACTGGTGGAGACTACATATTTCAAGAGTGGAGAAAAGAAAGTATACAAGCATTTGTTGTTCTAAACATGATGTAAGACTTTTTCGTTCATTGTTAAATGTTTAAAGGCTATAGGGTGCTCAAGAAGATTCTAGGAAATTGCTGATGTATACGCTAGTTGGATCCCATTTGGATAGTAACTAGTTGATTCTATGAATATCGGAAATGCAAGCTTATTAAAAGCCTTTTGTGATTTAAGTTTCATTGCATGATATTCATCGAAATGTAATAACAAGCATTAAGCTTGAAAGTGTCTATAGCTTGATTATGGATGGTGAATACTCAAGTATTAAGAATGAGTATATCATCTAATATAACTATGAGTTTGACACAATACTAGTTAAAATGTCAATAGAAATCTGAATTAAAATGTTAGGCATAATACTAGTTCAAATGTCAACAGAAATCCGAATCAAAATGTTTGGCATAATACTAGTTCAAATGTCAATAGAAATCCAAATTAAAATGTTAGATGGATCCTAAATTTATGGATAAGAAATTCATTGATAGTCTTCACTATCGAGGGGCATTTGCCAAGTAAATAATGACAATGATGATTACCGGTTCATTGAGACATAGCTatgtaatataaattataaGTGACGGTGTGAGCCGTTAATTCTAAGATCATGATTGAAACTTGAGTAACCAATTAACAAAAGTACTTGTAAATCTTTAAATTTATAATGATTTGATGGGTGATACATCAAATGGGATGGGAAAGTCCAAAATTTTGATCACTAATGATGGAAACTCAACTCAACACTTGAAACATCAAGGCTTGAGttcattgagctaagtacatcATATGTAGTGATTTCAAGCACTAAAATAAGTGAATGAATATAAATTTCTGCATATATATCATATCATATATTATATCCATCCAAATATAAAGTAGTGCTTGGTACCTATAATGTATGGTGGATGTTGAGTTTATAAAACTCTTAATAAGCATGATGGAAAGTACTATAATTACAGGGGTACTACATGCTTACCTATATGAGTGTAAAGGAGGTGCCACATTTTATGCGACTTGGACTAGTCTCTAGAGCACTCATGAAATAGGATATAGACACAAGACCAATTCCTGTAAAAACACTTTAAATGGAGTAGAAAGATAGTGTGCGAAATGTGTCCGGTTAAGTGGCATAGAATCGCAAGTTCAAAGCTAAGGCCATTTCGCCATTCTGACTTAATTTTGATGTGTTCTCACTAAGCTAAAATTCAAGTCCAGAAGACACCTTAGTTTATGCACTAAGCTTTCCAAGATTATGCTCaagaattttcaaaaaaaaattaaaattatattttcattatatatatcTTTATATTTTGAAAATGGTGGAGGATTGTTggagaaattttcaaaataaaatttttattaaagaaatgaaaagatgtTATTTATGTTTACACCTTTTGGATATGTCTAAGTGAAGTAACATGACCAAAATTCAAATGATACAAATGAAAAGGTACCTTACCATTTGAAACGGTAcatatacttctatataaatgaATCATTCTCTATAGAATGACACAATCCAAGAGAATCCTAAGAAGATCTAAGCCCCCAATATTCACCATTGTCATGTTTTCTTACACATAAAACTACTAGAAATTAACAGTGCACATACAAATGAAAAGGTACCTTACCATTTGAAACGGTAcatatacttctatataaatgaATCATTCTCTATAGAATGACACAATCCAAGAGAATCCTAAGAAGATCTAAGCCCCCAATATTCACCATTGTCATGTTTTCTTACACATAAAACTACTAGAAATTAACAGTGCACAATTAGTTCCTAGTAACATTGAGTCATCTTGTACACATTCTTTTGAGATTTAGGTTGGTTTTCGTGAGTGCGAAATAAAGACCAACAACAACATTGTGCCGGGCTTCATTGTACCCTAGAGGTGTATTTGATCATCCCCTTTGCACACTTGATAGTGGGGTAAATAATGTCTTAAGGAAAGTATTGCTGCAATGTGCCTTAAAAGTATAAGCGCTCTCATGATCCATACCCATAAATTTTGTTCTAACAGGCTTTCTAGTGAAATTTAACATGTTGTAATGAAGCGGATCAATTCTCTGCCCATAACAGAGGAAGTAACTCGGTCAAACCAATAAGTTATCGGACCAATGGGATGGTTTCACTAACActatttaatttcaatttagtacCTAGTCTTTCAATATCAAACTCAATTTTAGATATTATCTTGATATTTGTGCCTTTTCACTATAAAAGTTAGTCATAAACTAATCAATTTGAAGATTggtaaagataaaaaaaaaagaataatgaaAAAAAGTTTGGATTAAAAGAAACCTACAAATCTGTTATTGACACTGGCGAACCTAGCATAGGGCTAGTGGGGGCTGCCGCCCACACTGCATCATCatatacacactgatatatataGAAGCTCTTGCCAATTTTATGCATTTGAAAGTGTATTATGCAGCTTTTGCCCCCACAAGTGTCatgattttgatgatttcaTGCATGTTTAATTTAATATCATAAAAATTTCTCCTTATTTTCATATGTTTTATGCATAAATTGTTTTTTGGAAATGGGTGGATAAGGATTTCAATTTTCGTTAGCTGTTATGGTTTAAATTCGCCCCCGCATAACTAATTTTCTAGGTTCCCACGCCACTCATCTCTAAAATCAGTAAGATTTAAACCCGTAATCTTCAACGTGCACATTAATAGTCACACTCTTGGAGAAAACTAGCAATCTCGATAGGTCAAGTGATGTCCATTTATATTTAGTAATCCTAGCTTAACTGGAAAATGTCCGAGTGAATATGAGGCTAATGTAATAGCAATTCTGTACATTTCCAACATTTCCATTTAGTTTCGTCTATTCCTATCTCAACTAGGAAATGCCCTTGTGAAGATGACCAAGCAACGTTTGATGTGCCGACATTCCTAATTTATGTAATAGCTTCTTCTGTTTCATCTTATTATACTTTGTGACACAAAACCTTATAATCAATAAGGACTTAGTACAAGGGACTTCACTAACAGTGCTTACAAATTTCCACTGAACCTCAAGTGGAATTTCGTCAACTATACATTTCATTCAATCTATAACATGTAAAAAGTTACATCTCCGTTTTTACGATAAAACTCTGTAAACTAATCTTACTGGTGCGTGATAATCACTATATCACCACCACTGCTCATGTTCCTTGTAGAGCAAGTTTCCAGGATGGAGGTTGTGGAGCAATGCTTTTGAGATTTTCTGCGGCTCTGAATCAAGTACATAAAAGCCCATCTTAGAATTCCTGTTTTCATTAGTATTGCTCGTATGCAGCTCATATTCTGCAGATGTCTACCGGCGATACGCCCACTCGTAACCAATAGAGCAAATGCACAAACCAAACCTGAAATTAGAAATAGGCCGGAAAAGGGCTCATAACCTATTGGACCATCGTTCAAGTTGAGTGAAGGGGAGCAGTTAAAGGAGGAGAGCATTTGTTTTTCTAATAGCTCCACTTGCTTCTTCTCGTTTACATCTAGGATTGCCTTTGACAGGTCAATGGCCAGGGGAGATCCCTTTGGAAAAACCTGAAGCAAACAATTGAAAAATGCCCCAATGATCAGTTACTAGTTCATTTTCTAAAAACTCGATCACATCGATAAAATGTCTCAAAAGGAAAAGATAAGGAGGGAGAGTTACGCACAAATGCAAAGCCGCTAGGCTTGTATATAGGACCTGCTTTCATATAGCCCTTGCAGTAACATGCGAGAAAGACTTTAGCATGGGGGGCGACGAAGAAAGCCACTTGAATATCTCCATTCTGGAAGGCCTTTGGGTAGTCACTTATGGAGGAAATTCTCTTGATGTTTTCTGGTCTGAACTCTAGAACATCGATCAAGTACTTTACTATAAAAGAGTTTCCATTACATCCAACAGTCCCATTTTCTCTCTTAAGTGTTTCCACATTGAGCACAGATGGCTGGACACGAGAGATGGTCATCATGGAAGTGAGGCTTGCTGTGAAAGTGGCTGTTACTACTAGAATCACTACTAACCATGGAGCCAGCACCAGCCTTGCCCAATTACTCTGAACTCGTTCTCCTGCATAGTGTAGTTGTACGTTAAGAGTTAAGACAATCACTTGACTCTAAAAACTTCAGATACTTACAAAGACTTACTTTGCACGAAGAATAAGACGGTGACAGAGAACCACAGGATGGCCCCAATACCCTCTAATTCAAAGTTTTGCCCATGTTCACATTCAATAAACCAGACAACAAAGCATACAGAAAGGTGTGTAGTGATCATGAGCAACCACATGCTTTTGCTGAAGGCATTCATGAACATCCATTTTTCCTTCAGCTTATCTGGCTTTACAGTGACTACCATCTGAAGTCCAGAGCTTATATATGGTTGTGAGAACTCAACATAATGATACCGGTCAGCTATGACTTCTATATCACCAACAGCTGCATCCAAGCCCTGTTTTACATTAGTAAAATGGTCATAGATCAGTCTCTATAGAGCCCTACACACAGCCATACATGTTCGATGCGTGTCATTGTGTCAAAGACACTTCAATGTTGCATTTGTTAAGTTTTGATACCATGCGTTAGATAACAACGGGACTCCAAACCTGTGTCTTTTGGACCTGGGATTAGtctagaagaaaaataatgtgtgTACCTTGTAGTAGACCTGTTCCACCAATTCATCATATGAGCCATTGAAGGGAACAAACACATAAGGCAACTGATAAGGCAGGTTTTTCACAGCTGCTTCGAACATATCAATTGAAAACCCTGAGATGTGTGTCTGATTCTTGTCCTGGTCATACGTTACTTTCACAAATTGATTGAAGGCACCCCTCGCCGGAATCCCTATCTTCAACGGTCTCTCTCCATCGACAAGAGTACTCCACCCCTTTGGAGCTGCTTGTAAGCCACCTGGCCAGTTGATTGGACCCAAAACTTGAACATAATTGTGATTAGTCCTCTCCTTCATATCGAGGTGTTTGTTCATGTCGTCTGAGAAACCGAAGCTTGGTGACCAGAATGCAATCTCGCTGTAGCTTCTGCCAAACACATTAATGATTTGAAAGGTTGGTTGTTGTGATAGCATGCCATTCTTGAACTCCATCATGCCACTTAGACCTTGGAATTCGGTGGACACAATTTCTTGAGACAAATGTTTTGAGGTAGCATTTTTCATGGCTAGAGCAATGGCGTGCATTGCGTCATATGTTCGAAGAGCAAAGATGCTTGGACTagagttttcttcttcttcagggtATTGCAGTCCATACAGTCTGCGAAACCTGGTTTTGAACTTGGTGAAAGTGTGGGTTGTTTCTATGAAGTTGGTTTTGATACCAATCACACCTTGCATGTCGTACTTGATAGAAGAGTCAACAGAGTCAAGAAGGCTTGCAATTTCATCTGTGACAATCCACACATAGCCTTTGCCCATCATCCCCATTTCCTTTGCCTTTTCAAAGAGAAAAACAGCTGTATTTAAAGAGAACTGGGTAACTATGAAAACCCTGTTGCTCTTGCACCTCAACTTCTTCAGCTCTTCATCAAAAAAGGCATCCGGATCACACAGAGAAGAGAGGGTTGGGAAAGCTTGGTGGTGTTCAATCTCTGAGTTGACTAATTTAAGTGAATCAGAGAGGAGGGTTATCATTCCAGAATTGGAGGAAAAGTCAATGTTTTGTTCATAAATTGCAGTCACCTTTCTCCATTGGAAATGACCAACTAAGGCTGCCAAGCATTGCATATGGATAACAATGTCATTTGCTGCTTGGAGAAAATTTGGCAGTTGAAGTGAGGCTGATGGTGGATTTATGGCAGTGGAAGGAAGCGATATGATGGTGAAATTCTGGCTGCGATTGTCAAGCTCGGAGACCAGAGCAGCTTCTTGCTTTGTCAGTGTTCCGATGATGGCTTCAACTTGTTTGACATTAAGAAGATTGATTactgcaaaagaaaacaaccatAGATAGCCAAATATAACCAAACTAGCTAGTAATGTTTCTATGGTTTCCGATACTAAAAGCTTGGAAATAAAGTGACTATAGATTACCAGCAGCAGTTGATTTAGCTGAATTGCCTTGTGAATCTCTGAGGTCTAAGTTTACTGTAAGGCAGCTTGAGTGAAGAAGGTCTTGGATAGCCAAATCGATGGCTATTCTCTGTTCTTTGCCCACACGAGAAGTGAAATCAAATACAGCTCCTATTCTTGCAACTCTGTGTTGTTGGGTTTTTTGACATCTGTCCCCTCTTCCATTGGGCAGGGCTGAATTCACCAGCAACAGAAAAACCAAGAGACCCCAAGACATTCTTTTGCTTATTTTCTTAGCTTGATATTCTTCTGAGAATCATATGAGAATCGAATCCTGGGTTTTAATTATTGACCTTGAGTGACTTGAGAAAGGAACCAAAGAAAGTTTCATAGTTTGAAAATGCTATTATTGGCATTGTTTCGGGGACACTTGCGGTGAAGGTTATGTAACTGTCACCGGGCTAATAATCAACGCCGGGTTTAGTTTTCTTCTGCTTAGAAATATTCATGTTTTGGTTGGGTGCATTATTTTATGAGAAGTCAATACTCAACAGAACCAGTTTTTCTTCAGTTGAAAACTTGCAATTGATCAAGTTGGGCACTAAACAATGGTTTTGTATTAGGCCCTGGCTAATATCAGACATGCCTTCCCCGCAACTTGCGATATACATTTATAGACATAGTTCCACTATTGTTTGAGGTCTTCACTCTTCAACTGAAAATTCTAGACGCAAATGGGGGCCCTAGCTGCATCAGAAAACTTCCTGCATTGCCTCTCAGAAATAGCATGTAGATGATGAGTCCTTGTTTTATGTGATGGGGGTATGTTAACtgtaaaaatgtaaagaaaatcTCTTGGCATGTGAGAAATGGTGGAGTGGTGGACTATACAGGAAATATATATCTCCAAGATGACATAgtcaatgagagagagagagagaggaagtaaAAATTTATTCAACTGATTGTACAAAGTACACTGTAACTGTAGTGTGAATTTTAATTTAGTGCACCGAGTCTTTAGAACCTTTTAATGTCAAACTCAATTTCTTGGAAATCTTTTCAATGCTTTGATCTCCGTCACTTTAATAGTTATGTAAAAGTCCTGAACATACGTGACAATATGATGAGATTCATCTCATGTTAAAAAAGTATTTATCGTTTGAAATCAACTTAAAAAAATGATTATGAAAACGCACATTGTTAGTTACATCCTAAAGGAGATAGATAGTCTTAATGTACCAAAAATTGTTCACAACATCTGCGTGGATTAAATCTCAAATCGAGTAATACATAACCCTTTTACCTGACGCTTAAAGCGAGATAGTGCTTGTGACCAAAGCAATTGACAAACATCGGGTCTTATATTGAAAGATTTTGAACTTCATGCACATGGTTAAAATTAATTCTCTAGAACGTAACAATTGTAAAATAAGTTTTACGTTTTGAATTTCGAGTTTGACTCGATAAAGATTGGTTGTTTGTCGTATAATAAATAGTAGGAAGTCCAACTTAGTAATTTTGATTTTCAATATTTCTGTGAAGTTTGTGTTGCGCCTTGGGCTTTGGTGGCAGCAGAAACCCAGGCAGGCCCGAAAGTGAGAAGCAGAGCTGGAGACTAGAGAGCCGAACGCGCATCGTTCAGTTCTTTATCTACAGACTCTCTAAGAAACAATCGACTttgattgatgatgatgatggaaaaTTCTATACTTGAAGAACCATGACAACAGCTAATTGAGCTTTACTCGCTACCACCCAAAGCCAAAACCGCCATGGCATCTCTCTCCAAACTACTGCTGCTCGTCCACGAAATAAATAAGGGGAAATTCATTATAGACCCAATTCCTATAAAATTTAGTGGAAAAAACCcatcaattattttttttcaatctatACCAATTATGCCAACTAGGATAAaatattacattttttttcttttctgaaaattaCACATATTGCCACTATTTAAATCTGATAAATATAAGTCAACTAGCAAGATTAACGTTCTTTTTAAATACCTTaattgtagatttttttttattagtccCATTATTCCAGCAATTTTCCTTCTACTCATCATTATGGCTAGAATTATGGAGTTTTTCTTTGCACATTTTTTAATTCAAATGTTTTATAGATTTAAATGAATTTAGAATTTACTTTTTGGAAAtttaaagtttctattttaaagaTAGATTTTGTGTTCTGAAACTCAACTAATTAGTATTAGTTGTTCTTATCTATTGTGTTTTGCAACACAACTCTAGATTTATGTTTTTCATCCATACATTTACTTGCAACTTACTTAAAGGTAGAGGCTTAAGTTTTTAACATAgctaatagattttttttttcctaattacAACCTAAAGATTAGACACGTATGTTTAACTAACCTCACTTATAGGAAGTTTCATATCAACCTATGATTCATTTTTcacatcaacctctttcttaggTATTCTATATATCATTGCGATTTGACCATATTTCTTAAGTTGAATCTCTGACTTATTCCTATATGCATACACCTATCTATTATGTAACAATTGTGAATGAACAACTATCaaattaatatgacaatatacAAAAGGAAAAGTTCAAACTTAGAACAAGATACTTTACCACAAGATTTAGGGCAGaatgatgaaaaaagaaaagatttgaaaaaACTAAATCTAATGAATAACATACCTTATTAGTAGATACCACACTTTTGAAAGCCAAAAATTAGGGACAAGTTCCCTACATCGTCTGCctccgaggaactaatatcgcctaatcccttattcttaaaataaaataaaataaaataaaaaattagaaagagaaTATGATCACGAATGCATAGGTGATACACAAGTTCTCAAcaataatttgaaattttttcttacTTCTTTCTTCTAGTCTTAAGGAACGATTATAGTTTGAAATCATGGTGCTGTATATaaaagttttgaaaaaaaaatttgaaaaatcaaaGCATGCACGAATTAAGCCATATGATTAACTCTTTCCATATGACTTTCTACAAACTACTAAAGGGTACAATGGGATCACAAAAGTGGATGAAGATTGTATTAATTGAATAATCTACTCAGTAAGgaatgttttatgatgtggattgggtgtagattgaaaagaaaaagtgatTGGGTTTAACTTAATAAATCATTTAAAATTGGGTTTAAAGCTAATTTTCTCAATAAATAAAGATTATTATTGTAGTCATGTAAATTGTCCGCGACCAAGCCAAAATCTAATATGAGCATTATTTTGTGGTTCACTGACACTGGTTAATTTCAATGTAGTACATAGTCTTTCAATACCAAACTCAATTTTAGATATTATCTCAATATTTGTGTTTTTTCACTATAAAAGTTAGTAGGAAACTGGTCAATTTGAAGATCagtaaagataaaaaaaaaaaattaatgaaaaaaaagttTGGATTTCAAATTTGTTATTGAAGTGTaggtttagatttttttttttctttttggtaataCCCACCCCATTCATCTCTAAATCAGTAAGATTTGAACAAGTAATCTTCACTCTTAGAGAAAACTAGCAATCTCGATGGGTCAAGTGTTGTCCATTTCAATTTAATTAGTAATCCTAGCTTAACAGGAAAATGTCCTAGTGAATATGGTGCTAAATTACTAATGTAATAGCAGTTCTGTATGCTTCCAACATTTCTATTTAGTTTCATCTATTCCCACCTCAACTAGGAAATGCCCCTTGTGAAGATGACCAAGCAACGTTTGTTGTGCCAACATTCCTAATTAATGTAATAGCTTCTTCTGTTTCATCTTATTATACTTTGTGACACAAAACCTCTTTTGTTTCTATAAAATGTAGAACATATAATCAATAAGGACTTGGTACAAGGGACTTCACTAACAATGCTTACAAATTATTTTCACTGAACCTCAAGTGGAATTTCGTCAACTATACATTTCATTCACTCTATAACATGTAAAAATTTACATCTACGTTTTTACAATTTGTCAGATAAGTATTACATCTTGAGAGCTTACAATAAAACTCTGTAAACTAATCTTAGTGGTGTGTGATAATCACTATATCACCACTACTGCTCATGTTCCTTGTAGATCAAGTTTCCAGGATGGAGGTTGTGGAGCAATGCTTTTGAGATTTTCTGCAGCTCTGAATTAAGTACATAAAAGCCCATCTCAGAATTCCTGTTTTCGTCAGTATTGCTCGTATGCTGCACATATTCTGCAGATGTCTACCGGCCATACGCCCACTCGTGACCAATAGGGCAAATGCACAAACCAAACCTGAAATTAGAAATAGGCCGGAAAAGGGCTCATAACCAATTGGACCATCTTTCAAGTTCAGTGCAGGGGAGCAGTTAAAGGAGGAGAGCATTTGTTTTTCTAATAGCTCTACTTGCTTCTTCTCATTTACATGCAGGATTGCCTTTGACATTTCAATGGCCAGAGGAGACCCCTTTGGAAAAGCCTGAAGCAGACAATTGAAAAGTGCCCCAATAATCATTTACTAGTACGTTAGTTTTCTAAAGACTCGCAAACAATGTGTTCGATAAAATGTCTAAAGAAAATGATAAGAAGGTAGAGATACGCACAAATGCAAAGCCGCTAGGCTTGTATATAGGACCTGTCTTCATATAGCCCTTGCAGTAACATGCCAGGAAGACTTTAGCATGGGGGGCGACAAAGAAAGCTGCTTGAA
Coding sequences:
- the LOC121048825 gene encoding glutamate receptor 3.2-like, which encodes MMTISRVQPSVLNVETLKRENGTVGCNGNSFIVKYLIDVLEFRPENIKRISSISDYPKAFQNGDIQVAFFVAPHAKVFLACYCKGYMKAGPIYKPSGFAFVFPKGSPLAIDLSKAILDVNEKKQVELLEKQMLSSFNCSPSLNLNDGPIGYEPFSGLFLISGLVCAFALLVTSGRIAGRHLQNMSCIRAILMKTGILRWAFMYLIQSRRKSQKHCSTTSILETCSTRNMSSGGDIVIITHQ
- the LOC112174112 gene encoding glutamate receptor 2.5; the encoded protein is MSWGLLVFLLLVNSALPNGRGDRCQKTQQHRVARIGAVFDFTSRVGKEQRIAIDLAIQDLLHSSCLTVNLDLRDSQGNSAKSTAAVINLLNVKQVEAIIGTLTKQEAALVSELDNRSQNFTIISLPSTAINPPSASLQLPNFLQAANDIVIHMQCLAALVGHFQWRKVTAIYEQNIDFSSNSGMITLLSDSLKLVNSEIEHHQAFPTLSSLCDPDAFFDEELKKLRCKSNRVFIVTQFSLNTAVFLFEKAKEMGMMGKGYVWIVTDEIASLLDSVDSSIKYDMQGVIGIKTNFIETTHTFTKFKTRFRRLYGLQYPEEEENSSPSIFALRTYDAMHAIALAMKNATSKHLSQEIVSTEFQGLSGMMEFKNGMLSQQPTFQIINVFGRSYSEIAFWSPSFGFSDDMNKHLDMKERTNHNYVQVLGPINWPGGLQAAPKGWSTLVDGERPLKIGIPARGAFNQFVKVTYDQDKNQTHISGFSIDMFEAAVKNLPYQLPYVFVPFNGSYDELVEQVYYKGLDAAVGDIEVIADRYHYVEFSQPYISSGLQMVVTVKPDKLKEKWMFMNAFSKSMWLLMITTHLSENEFRVIGQGWCWLHG